AAACATATTAAAAATGTTAGCCCGCCAGGAAATGGGGGCCTGTGAGGTTATCACGGCCATTGGCCTGTCGCAGCCAGCCATTGCGCACCATTTAAAGATCTTAAAACAGGCTGGTTTGATTAATAGTGAAAAGGAGGGAAAAATTGTATTCTATACATTGAATAAGGATGGTATCAAGGAATTTTATAAGCAGATGGATTGTTTTCTTGAAGAGCTTTCTTGTTTTTCGTGTTCCCAGACGAAATCTTCGCCGCTCAGGCAAAATCCT
The sequence above is drawn from the Pelotomaculum isophthalicicum JI genome and encodes:
- a CDS encoding ArsR/SmtB family transcription factor translates to MISIFKALGDSHRLNILKMLARQEMGACEVITAIGLSQPAIAHHLKILKQAGLINSEKEGKIVFYTLNKDGIKEFYKQMDCFLEELSCFSCSQTKSSPLRQNPNLCTEMGFDPEVCEKEISETK